ACGAAACATTGGGGTTGATTGAACCGACCCACAGAAGCGAAAGTGGCTACCGTTATTACACTACTGATGCGATTAAGCGCGTGCAGTTTATCAAGAAGGCGCAATCTCTCCAGTTTTCCCTGTCCGAAATTCAGCAGATTTTGGGTGTTCGACATCAAGGCGATCCAGCTTGCCCACTAGTGCGAGACCTATTAAACCGAAAAATTGCTGAGTTGGACGCGCAACTCGATCGCATCAAGACGCTTAAGGTCGAGCTAGAAATATATCGCGATCGCTGGGCAGATCGCCCGTTCGATGATCCTTACAGCCAAGAGCTTTGCAGCATGATTGAAGAAGTGGCTGGGCATGTGCTTTCTAACGATTAACATTTGACATCATCTCTTGAATAATTCTTTAACAACAAAACGAACATTTTCTAAACAGCAAAACCCTTGAGGGTTATTGAGTTCACAACCACAGCGTTTGGTTTTGATATCATCCATGATGGCGACGATCGCACTGCTCTCACCACGCTGTTGATCTCTTCATTAATTCGCTGACGGCTCCAGCCAAAACAGTAACAAACTGGAACAGTATCTCTTTGATCTTTCTGAAACACAGAGACTTTCACATCAGCCGTTGTAAATTCTTGTCCCGCTTCTGAAAAGTAGACTATTGGACACTCAGCGTGAGCACAAAAAAAATACGGCGGCTGTGGGTCTAACTGTTCCAATGCTATGGGCTGAAGCAAGCTTTTGAGCGTAATAAGTTTAACAGGCTTCCCGTTGCTACCATCATGAGGACACATCGATTTGTCAGAAGATGTGGCTATACATCTGGAGTTGCACAACAACAATCGTGCATCTTACAAATCCTGTTAATTTCCTAATCTTTGCATTGGCACTAGTGACGATAGCGCCAGTAGGAAACAATAGTCAGCCCAACCATTGCACCTAAAGTAGGCAGCAGAACATAATCGAGATAGCCAATCCACGCACTTAAACCAATCACTCCCAATCCAATGACCAAGACTGGGGTGAAGTAACAGAGTGCAATGATGACCGTTCCAGTCAGGCTAGCAATTAGGGCTGCCTTAAGTTTCACAGTTTCCTCCAAGATCACTGGTCTCGATTGATCGCTCAATTAATCCACAAACTATCCCGTTGCAATGGGTTTTAGTTGGGGTAGCAGATGCGTCAGCAAGTGAGGCTTCAATCTGCTCATATCGATTGGCTAAGTCTTGGCGAAACGCCAGCATCGCTTGAATCCGATGATCTAATTCATCGAGGTGTTGCTTCACCATACGCTTGAGATCATTACAAGGAGGCGTTCCACGGGACCTAATCTCGATCAATTGTTCGATTTCATCCAGCGATAGCCCAAACTGCTTAGCTTTTTGAATAAAGCGCAGTCGTTCTTCATCCTCTGCGGTATAAAGGCGATAGTGCGATGCGGTACGTCTGGGTGCTTTAAGCAGTCCCAGTCGTTCATAATATCGAATCGTCTGGGTAGGCAGATGCACTCGCTGACTCAACTCACCGATCAATAAACCTTCTTTCATGATTCCATTAACACTCCTTAGGTAGGAAAGAAATCGTTTCCCTCCTGCTTGCATACTCTATCGTTGTCCAATGCCAGCCGCGATTAGTGCTTCACGGGAAATCGGCTGCTGATTTTGACAACACTCTGTTAGTTTGCCATTAACCACAACTGCTGGAACCCGATGAATCCCGTATTGATTGGCTTTCTCACGGCATTTGTGGGTTGAACACCCTTCACGCAAATCCCACACCTGAATCTCGCAGCTTTCACATGCTAACGATTGCACCAATTTGACGGTTTCATCACACAGCGGGCAACCTGCTGTAAAGACTTCAACTAAACGCTTAGTCATCTCAAACTTCTCCTAAGTGCTAACCCCAGCGTAAACCTTATACCTGACTTCAATGTCAAGGGGTAACTGTAAGCGGCTGCCGTCAGTCGATAGTTATTTCATTGCCGTTTTATTTTTCTGCATTAGACATAGATATAGATATAGGAACGTTTTAGCTACTGATCTTGACTATCTAGCTGGCTAGAGTGTTTAGAGTAGTGGACAGAATGGTCAAATCATTGATTGCTCGTAATTTCAGTAAAGTTGAATCATTATGAAACTTCGTCGTCATTTTCTGGATCTTAGTGCGGCGAGTGCGGATGAACCTCAAAACGAGTCAAGCCGAACTCGCGCAACAAGCAGGAATTCACTTGCAAAGTATCGGCAAGATTGAATCAGGAAAGACAACGCGACTAAACTCCAAATCGCGTGTTGGATTAGCACGAGCGTTGCAGATTATACAAGAATATTTAGATGCGGTTTGTCAAGGAGTGCCTGTATCAGATATTGGGCAGCAGTTGAAGATTTGTCCTCAATGTGGGACGCCAGGAACTGAAGCTGAACCGATGTGTTTGCATCCTCGCTCCAAATTTTGTTTTGCTTGTGAAACACGATTGCGCGCTCCCTGTCTCAGTTGTAATGAGGCGACGTGT
This genomic interval from Chroococcidiopsis sp. TS-821 contains the following:
- a CDS encoding heavy metal-responsive transcriptional regulator, whose amino-acid sequence is MKEGLLIGELSQRVHLPTQTIRYYERLGLLKAPRRTASHYRLYTAEDEERLRFIQKAKQFGLSLDEIEQLIEIRSRGTPPCNDLKRMVKQHLDELDHRIQAMLAFRQDLANRYEQIEASLADASATPTKTHCNGIVCGLIERSIETSDLGGNCET
- a CDS encoding heavy metal-responsive transcriptional regulator, with translation MRRLSQNRLPEKLLKIGELAEQSDVAVGTIRYYETLGLIEPTHRSESGYRYYTTDAIKRVQFIKKAQSLQFSLSEIQQILGVRHQGDPACPLVRDLLNRKIAELDAQLDRIKTLKVELEIYRDRWADRPFDDPYSQELCSMIEEVAGHVLSND
- a CDS encoding thioredoxin family protein → MTKRLVEVFTAGCPLCDETVKLVQSLACESCEIQVWDLREGCSTHKCREKANQYGIHRVPAVVVNGKLTECCQNQQPISREALIAAGIGQR
- the merF gene encoding mercury resistance system transport protein MerF produces the protein MKLKAALIASLTGTVIIALCYFTPVLVIGLGVIGLSAWIGYLDYVLLPTLGAMVGLTIVSYWRYRH
- a CDS encoding helix-turn-helix domain-containing protein, which encodes MNLKTSQAELAQQAGIHLQSIGKIESGKTTRLNSKSRVGLARALQIIQEYLDAVCQGVPVSDIGQQLKICPQCGTPGTEAEPMCLHPRSKFCFACETRLRAPCLSCNEATCPSSFASALYVALLKSRTRNWYDRGHGLKIKLLSIAAFWIAECNRG